A window of the Cicer arietinum cultivar CDC Frontier isolate Library 1 chromosome 6, Cicar.CDCFrontier_v2.0, whole genome shotgun sequence genome harbors these coding sequences:
- the LOC101490732 gene encoding BTB/POZ domain-containing protein At1g63850, whose amino-acid sequence MAATTTTTSTSTSSLKPQNLKNQPTKPKRRKCRETTISTNASPNHNDSSSSSSSKTRTHQPEPDSQLPESPSTYTVRYSPGRFSPIMDFTHSSSPISNGHSGQDPFPSSFSKFNSALTAGLLNPMSPPPDKSRSSPTLFEMMVNEPDIQQRTNQIPINNNNNISTSSVQKPQIIVQDRETLMMHRISELLASRSPGNHFNDPSSSDIKLTLSSKDGFSVSMNVHRQILVAHSRFFSVKLSDRWTQQQQRTALPYLVEIADCDDVEIYVETLRLMYCKDLRKKLMREDVSRVLGILKVSAAIGFDAGVLSCLEYLEAAPWAEDEEEKVASLLSELRLEAVGAGEVLKRVSTEVANGNEDGNDNEEVLLKLIRVVLEGKDEKARREMKGLVSKMLHENSSQNDLRKESLYSACDDCMQLLRHHFLRAASSDLQNVSQIARQADNLHWILDILIDRQIAEDFLKTWASESELSEEHSKVPAVHRFEVSRVTARLFVGIGKGQLLASKDARCLLLKTWLVPFYDDFGWMRRASKGLDRHLIEDGLSNTILTLPLSWQQEILLAWFNRFLNSGEDCPNIQRGFEVWWRRAFWKRNGEQDRTRQLRITTASIEHP is encoded by the exons ATGGCAGCGACAACTACAACAACATCAACATCAACTTCTTCTCTCAAACctcaaaatctaaaaaaccaaCCCACCAAGCCCAAACGACGCAAGTGTCGCGAAACGACCATCTCTACTAACGCTTCTCCCAATCACAACgactcttcttcttcttcttcttccaaaaCCCGAACCCACCAACCCGAACCCGATTCTCAATTACCCGAATCACCTTCAACTTACACCGTTCGTTACTCTCCCGGTAGATTTTCCCCAATCATGGACTTCACACACTCCTCTTCACCAATTTCAAACGGGCATTCGGGTCAGGACCCGTTTCCATCAAGTTTCTCCAAATTCAATTCTGCACTCACCGCCGGTCTTCTCAATCCAATGTCGCCTCCGCCGGACAAATCCCGATCGAGTCCAACTCTCTTCGAAATGATGGTTAACGAACCCGATATTCAACAAAGAACAAATCAGATCccaatcaacaacaacaacaacatttcAACTTCTTCGGTTCAAAAACCCCAAATTATAGTGCAAGATCGAGAAACCCTAATGATGCATCGAATTTCTGAATTGTTAGCTTCTCGTAGTCCTGGTAACCACTTCAACGATCCATCTTCGAGTGATATTAAGCTTACACTGAGTTCCAAAGATGGATTCAGTGTTTCCATGAATGTTCATCGTCAGATTCTTGTTGCACATAGTAGATTCTTCTCCGTCAAGCTCTCTGATCGGTGGACTCAGCAGCAGCAACGAACGGCGTTGCCTTATCTTGTTGAGATTGCTGATTGTGATGATGTTGAGATTTATGTGGAGACCTTGAGGTTGATGTATTGTAAGGATCTTAGGAAGAAGCTTATGAGAGAGGATGTTTCTAGAGTTTTGGGTATCTTAAAG GTTTCGGCTGCAATTGGATTTGATGCTGGAGTTTTATCTTGTTTGGAATACTTGGAAGCGGCACCATGGGCGGAGGATGAAGAAGAGAAGGTGGCATCGCTTTTGTCTGAACTTCGTCTTGAAGCTGTTGGAGCTGGGGAGGTTTTGAAGAGGGTTTCCACTGAAGTTGCCAATGGAAATGAAGATGGGAATGATAATGAAGAAGTCCTGCTTAAACTTATTCGTGTGGTTCTTGAAGGCAAAGATGAAAAGGCCAGGCGAGAGATGAAAGGGTTGGTTTCAAAGATGCTCCATGAAAACTCTTCCCAGAATGATCTTCGAAAGGAGTCATTATATTCGGCATGTGATGACTGTATGCAGTTACTTCGTCACCACTTTTTGCGGGCTGCGTCTTCGGACCTTCAGAATGTGAGTCAAATTGCACGTCAAGCAGATAATTTGCATTGGATTTTGGATATTTTGATTGATAGACAGATTGCTGAGGATTTCCTGAAAACATGGGCATCTGAATCAGAATTATCTGAAGAACATTCTAAGGTGCCTGCAGTTCACAGGTTTGAGGTTAGCCGAGTTACCGCTAGATTGTTTGTTGGGATTGGGAAGGGACAATTGTTGGCTTCTAAAGACGCCAGGTGTTTACTTCTAAAAACATGGCTGGTACCGTTTTATGATGATTTTGGTTGGATGAGGAGGGCATCGAAGGGCCTTGATAGGCATCTAATCGAGGATGGTCTTAGTAACACTATTCTCACTCTACCACTCTCCTGGCAACAGGAAATTTTGCTTGCTTGGTTTAATCGTTTCTTGAATTCCGGTGAAGATTGCCCAAATATTCAAAGAGGGTTTGAAGTTTGGTGGAGAAGGGCTTTCTGGAAGAGGAATGGAGAACAAGACCGGACAAGACAATTACGAATTACGACTGCATCAATTGAGCACCCTTGA